The Pyrenophora tritici-repentis strain M4 chromosome 2, whole genome shotgun sequence genome window below encodes:
- a CDS encoding TolA, Membrane protein involved in colicin uptake, with product MAPIDEAIADLESRDPGEKFTLKEVAEKWGVNRSTLGRRWRRVTGPRSDGYAQQQAIGPQQELELVRYITKLTKQGLPPTREMIRNFSSEVAHQQLSESWVTRFINRHEIYLISKWTTAMDRTRHLADSESKYRLYFELLHQKITEYHLEARDIYNMDEKGFLIGMIGRSKRIFSRRQWDKKEVRASLQDGSREFLTLLACCCADGSSLPPALIYAAKNGAIRSSWVEDIKAGEHEVFVSSSLTGWSNNDVGLAWLEQVFDRYTKQRSGRWRLLILDGHGSHLTMEFIKYCDRHRILLMILPPHSTHTLQPLDVVLFKPLSQAYSNELTNHLYKAQGLIPIKKGDFFPLFWRAWQASFKQSTILKAFEATGIWPIDPNVILRRFASTPEAERSSSSGLSDHDWRKLDRLVRAAVNDSHQYEARKLRSSVHHLSVQYKLLQHENEGLKEALQHKKKHKKKGKALDLQQRQEYHGGSVFWSPRKIREARAREVVRERDKIEEKLQKAQAKKQREEVQLQRQVKLEEKRVERQRLKEIRELERAEKAAERARKVEAQHQKKATQQAQQRKRKASRAPSSKNKRQKRAMEDRARDRVASPPSPPPPKTTSRGRNVNLPQKFR from the coding sequence ATGGCTCCGATTGATGAAGCGATTGCAGATTTAGAATCGCGCGATCCAGGAGAGAAATTCACATTAAAAGAAGTTGCTGAAAAATGGGGGGTTAACCGCTCAACGCTAGGGCGAAGATGGAGGCGCGTGACAGGGCCTAGGAGCGATGGATACGCTCAGCAGCAAGCTATCGGCCCACAACAAGAGTTAGAGCTTGTACGATATATCACTAAGCTCACTAAGCAAGGCCTACCTCctacaagagagatgatcaggaatttctcatcagaagtagcccatcagcagctcagcgagagctgggttactcgcttcattaaccgacacgagatctatcttatctcaaagtggaccaccgccatggatcgtacgcgccacctggctgattctgagtcaaagtatagactctacttcgagctgctgcaccagaagatcaccgaataccacctagaggctcgagatatatacaatatggatgaaaAGGGCTTCCTTATTGGTATGATAGGCAGGAGTAAGAGGATATTtagcaggcgtcaatgggataagaaagaggttcgagcatctctccaggatggatcacgcgagtttctgacactcctggcctgctgctgcgccgatgggagctcgctgcctccagcccttatctacgcagctaaaaatggagccatacgatcgagttgggtggaggatattaaggcaggagaacatgaggtctttgtctcatcatctctaacaggctggtcaaacaatgacgtaggcctagcttggctagagcaggtgtttgatcgctatacaaagcagcgatcagggagatggcgattgctcatccttgatggccatggatctcacctcacgatggagtttatcaagtactgcgatcgccataggatcctcctcatgatccttcctccccattcgactcatacgctccagccgctcgatgtagtgctgttcaagccactctctcaagcctactccaacgagctcactaaccatctctacaaggctcaaggcctcaTTCCAATTaagaaaggagacttcttcccactcttctggAGAGCTTGGCAGGCCTCGTTTAAGCAATCAACTATATTAAAAGCGTTTGAAGCTACTGGTATATGGCCAATAGATcccaacgttatccttcgtagatttgccagcacgccagaagctgagagaagctcatcttcagggctctctgatcatgactggagaaagctcgatcggttagtacgagctgctgtcaatgatagccatcagtatgaggcaagaaagctgcgctcaagcgttcaccatctctctgtgcagtatAAGCTTTTAcagcatgagaacgagggcttaaaggaggctcttcaacataaaaagaagcataagaagaagggcaaagctcttgaccttcaacagcgccaggagtatcacggtggctctgtcttctggtctcctcgcaagatacgcgaggctcgagctagagaagtagtacgggagcgagataagatagaggagaaactccaaaaagcacaggccaagaagcagcgtgAGGAGGTtcaactgcagcgtcaagttaagctcgaggagaagcgtgtagagaggcagaggctcaaggagataagggagcttgagcgagctgagaaagcagctgaacgcgcgcgcaaagttgaagctcaacaccagaaaaaagccacccaacaagctcaacaacgcaagcgTAAAGCCTCAAGAGCGCCCTCTTCTAAgaacaagcgtcaaaaacgaGCGATGGAGGATAGAGCTCGCGATAGAGTTGCATCTCCTCCAtcgcctccaccaccaaagaccacatcacgtggccgcaacgtcaacctcccacaAAAATTCAGATAG
- a CDS encoding PepP, Xaa-Pro aminopeptidase, with protein MAIAENYEDVLKGKYPAKAHAKKVAEWIIAKGGDKNGTIYLEAQKQKLNEDNDGEAPFRQRRYFFYLSGCELPDSYLTYEIATEKLTLFIPPVEPDEVIWSGLPMSPEEAKEKYDIDQCLTTKDVNAHLTSTSESAQSTIYAIPEQVSDHITFISYKEKEFKQLKPAIEYCRVIKSDYEIALIRKANIISTAAHEAVMKAASTAKNECELEAVFLKACVERNAKNQAYHSIVAAGEHAATLHYVHNAAPISDQNLLLLDAGCEVDCYASDITRTFPLKGKFTTESLAIYKIVLDMQHQCINALKEGVVWDSVHELAHKVAIKGLLELGILKGDAEEIFTKRISVAFFPHGLGHYLGMDTHDTGGNPNYADKDVMFRYLRTRGSLPERSVITVEPGVYFCRFIIEPYLKDEEKKKYIDESVLEKYWSVGGVRIEDNVLVTKNGFENLTPTPKEIDDITKLILST; from the exons ATGGCAATCGCAGAAAACTATGAGGATGTACTGAAGGGCAAGTACCCAGCCAAGGCGCACGCAAAGAAGGTTGCCGAGTGGATCATCGCAAAGGGCGGTGATAAGAATGGGACTATCTATCTCGAGGCGCAGAAGCAGAAACTTAATGAG GACAACGATGGAGAAGCACCATTTCG GCAACGTCGGTATTTCTTCTATCTCAGTGGTTGCGAGCTACCAGATTCATATCTTACATATGAAATCGCCACTGAGAAGCTCACACTCTTCATACCTCCTGTGGAGCCTGATGAGGTGATTTGGTCGGGCTTACCTATGAGCCCAGAGGAAGCCAAAGAAAAGTATGATATTGATCAGTGTCTAACCACAAAGGACGTCAATGCCCACCTTACAAGCACTTCCGAGTCTGCGCAATCTACTATTTACGCCATCCCAGAACAAGTCTCAGACCATATCACCTTCATCTCCTACAAAGAAAAGGAGTTCAAACAGCTCAAGCCCGCCATTGAGTACTGTCGTGTCATAAAGTCCGACTACGAAATCGCACTGATCCGCAAAGCGAACATCATATCCACCGCAGCCCACGAAGCCGTCATGAAAGCTGCCTCCACAGCAAAGAATGAATGTGAACTGGAAGCTGTCTTTCTCAAAGCGTGTGTAGAGCGCAATGCAAAGAACCAGGCCTACCACTCCATCGTCGCAGCCGGTGAACACGCCGCAACACTACACTATGTCCACAATGCTGCCCCAATCTCTGATCAGAACTTGTTACTGTTGGATGCGGGCTGTGAAGTCGACTGTTACGCTTCAGATATCACACGCACATTTCCACTCAAGGGTAAATTCACGACCGAGTCTCTCGCCATCTATAAGATCGTGTTGGACATGCAACATCAATGCATCAACGCTCTCAAAGAAGGCGTAGTATGGGATTCCGTCCATGAACTTGCGCACAAGGTTGCCATCAAGGGCTTGTTGGAGCTTGGCATATTGAAGGGAGACGCAGAAGAGATCTTCACAAAGAGGATCAGTGTTGCATTCTTCCCGCACGGCCTTGGCCACTACCTAGGCATGGACACCCATGACACAGGAGGTAATCCAAACTACGCGGACAAGGATGTCATGTTCAGGTATCTGAGAACGAGGGGATCCTTGCCTGAGCGCAGTGTAATCACAGTCGAGCCTGGAGTTTACTTCTGTAGGTTCATCATCGAGCCGTATCTGAAGGAtgaggagaagaagaagtacATTGATGAGAGCGTTCTGGAGAAGTATTGGAGCGTCGGTGGAGTGCGAATTGAAG ACAACGTTCTAGTCACAAAGAACGGCTTTGAGAACTTGACACCCACACCAAAGGAGATTGACGATATTACCAAACTTATTCTATCTACATAA
- a CDS encoding MetC, Cystathionine beta-lyase-cystathionine gamma-synthase, with translation MTGESSTKAAAAGKAAMPLDIDGHNLPPSPAPSSPRNGRKYALMTELVYTESSDQYNASSVPIYQSATFKQESATGGGGEYDYTRSGNPTRTHLERHLAKIMNANRALVVSSGMGALDVITRLLRPGDEVVTGDDLYGGTNRLLKYLSTHGGIIVHHIDTTNPEKVRAVVNEKTAMVLLETPTNPLIKICDIPAIASIAHTANPTAIVAVDNTMMSPMLLNPLDLGSDIVYESGTKYLSGHHDLMAGVIAINDSALGDRLFFTINASGCGLSPFDSWLLLRGIKTLGVRMEKQQANAMRIATFLESHGFKVRYPGLKSHPQYDLHWSMARGAGAVLSFETGDVNISERIVESARLWGISVSFGCVNSLISMPCRMSHASIDEKTRKERNMPEDIIRLCVGIEDPEDLLDDLSRALVQAGAVNITTEGFRALATEAPISGQPAEDVPAPPES, from the exons ATGACGGGCGAGTCTTCTACAAAGGCCGCTGCGGCTGGCAAGGCTGCCATGCCACTTGACATTGACGGCCACAATCTTCCACCTTCGCCTGCGCCAAGCTCGCCCCGCAATGGCAGGAAGTATGCGCTCATGACGGAGCTGGTGTACACGGAGAGCAGCGACCAGTACAATGCCAGCTCCGTACCAATTTACCAG TCTGCTACGTTCAAGCAAGAGTCCGCGAccggcggcggcggcgagtACGACTATACACGCTCCGGTAACCCCACACGAACACATCTTGAAAGGCATCTTGCCAAGATCATGAATGCGAACCGCGCGCTTGTCGTCTCGTCTGGTATGGGCGCCCTCGATGTCATCACTCGTCTTCTCCGACCCGGCGACGAAGTAGTGACTGGCGACGATCTGTACGGAGGAACAAACAGACTCCTCAAGTACCTCTCAACCCATGGCGGTATCATTGTACACCACATAGACACTACGAACCCGGAAAAGGTGCGCGCCGTAGTAAACGAAAAGACGGCTATGGTGCTCCTTGAGACGCCCACCAACCCTCTGATCAAAATCTGCGACATTCCGGCCATTGCCAGTATTGCGCACACCGCGAACCCCACGGCTATTGTTGCAGTCGATAACACCATGATGTCGCCCATGCTACTCAACCCACTCGACCTTGGGTCCGATATTGTTTACGAATCCGGTACAAAGTACCTATCCGGCCACCATGACCTCATGGCCGGCGTCATCGCTATAAACGATTCCGCGCTCGGGGATCGCCTTTTCTTTACCATCAATGCTTCGGGGTGCGGGCTCTCGCCCTTTGACTCTTGGCTACTTCTCCGCGGCATCAAGACGCTTGGTGTTCGCATGGAAAAGCAGCAGGCGAACGCTATGCGCATCGCCACCTTCCTTGAATCCCATGGTTTCAAGGTCCGATATCCAGGTCTAAAGTCGCACCCACAGTACGATCTCCACTGGAGCATGGCACGCGGCGCGGGCGCCGTACTGTCTTTCGAGACTGGCGACGTCAATATCAGTGAAAGAATCGTCGAAAGCGCAAGGCTCTGGGGAATCAGTGTGAGCTTTGGATGTGTCAACTCGCTCATCAGTATGCCTTGCCGCATGAGTCATGCCAGTATTGACGAGAAGACGAGAAAAGAGAGGAACATGCCTGAAGACATCATCCGACTCTGTGTCGGAATTGAAGACCCGGAGGACTTGTTGGATGATCTCAGTCGTGCT CTCGTCCAAGCTGGCGCTGTGAACATTACGACTGAAGGGTTCCGCGCTCTGGCCACCGAGGCTCCTATCTCGGGCCAGCCAGCCGAGGATGTTCCTGCGCCTCCAGAgtcgtag
- a CDS encoding Cyclin domain containing protein, producing the protein MNPPTAPNPAGDAGVLPEFNSLSIQDAPSPPANDEDLDVLNMSRETAMKLIARSIIAIANAAGDVPATPPISRPGTPGGRENHLIRAHRRTSSRPATPIPAEKENHQPTELAPPEAGHDEPVTIHDIGAGAQPESVQRANMARKFFSKTVPKVGVEEYMNRIQRFCPLSTGVWLAAGSYMLRLCVVDRSVPLTYRTMHRLILACALVAMKALEDHRWPQKRFAAVGGVDEAALSRLELCVEFLLSFDVQIFTPEKLKDLTLQLQRAGQAATLTCRLPTSFNLKLGGAKVRNAQAV; encoded by the coding sequence ATGAATCCTCCCACGGCACCCAATCCTGCGGGAGATGCCGGCGTACTGCCCGAGTTCAACAGCCTCAGTATTCAGGACGCACCATCACCACCAGCAAACGACGAGGACCTCGATGTTCTCAACATGTCACGAGAAACGGCAATGAAGTTGATTGCCCGATCAATTATTGCCATAGCAAACGCCGCTGGCGATGTGCCAGCAACTCCACCAATCTCCCGGCCTGGAACACCAGGTGGCCGGGAAAACCACCTCATTCGAGCCCACCGAAGGACATCCTCTAGGCCAGCAACGCCTATTCCTGCCGAGAAGGAAAACCACCAGCCCACTGAACTAGCTCCACCAGAAGCGGGCCACGATGAGCCAGTGACTATACACGACATTGGTGCCGGAGCTCAGCCCGAGTCCGTGCAACGAGCGAACATGGCCAGAAAGTTCTTCTCCAAGACGGTACCGAAAGTGGGTGTCGAAGAATACATGAATCGCATCCAGAGATTCTGTCCGTTATCAACCGGTGTCTGGCTAGCAGCTGGCTCGTACATGTTGCGACTATGTGTAGTCGATAGAAGCGTTCCACTCACTTACCGCACAATGCATCGGCTCATTCTGGCATGTGCACTTGTCGCAATGAAGGCATTGGAAGATCACCGGTGGCCACAGAAACGCTTTGCGGCCGTGGGTGGTGTAGATGAGGCAGCTCTGAGCCGGCTTGAGTTGTGTGTAGAATTCTTGCTGTCATTCGACGTGCAGATATTCACTCCGGAGAAACTCAAGGATTTGACGCTACAACTGCAAAGGGCCGGACAAGCAGCGACACTAACATGCAGACTACCCACTTCGTTCAATCTGAAGCTGGGTGGCGCAAAGGTGCGAAATGCGCAGGCTGTTTGA
- a CDS encoding BTB domain containing protein, which translates to MADIEQQTPVETPVEDVEMEGSGDAGAGAGAGEESVLPEIEPETPKLVLFADLMKSPVVEVVVGSGEARTTYSAHEAVLVKSPEFAKQVVNFAPGGPRQVIYTDCDVDAMGSVIEYLYTGEYFPKRTSAARDAPLEKDPRQPLADNEGLGLLVHARIYTLADRLQLPELRSLAHSKIHRTASTAKGELAYARYVYKESNPEDATIRKPVAAFWATRSFSLRHDAEPEFKAMCLEFPQFSYDVLQLVLDQQEKKRTADDTPTRSGPSVVPGSTRKRARVSQV; encoded by the exons ATGGCGGATATCGAGCAGCAAACTCCGGTTGAGACACCAGTCGAAGATGTAGAGATGGAGGGCTCTGGTGATGCTGGAGCTGGAGCGGGCGCAGGCGAGGAGAGCGTCTTACCTGAGATTGAGCCTGAGACACCCAAACTTGTCCTCTTCGCAGA TCTGATGAAGAGTCCGGTCGTCGAGGTCGTGGTTGGATCAGGCGAGGCTCGTACCACCTACTCAGCACATGAGGCAGTTCTAGTCAAATCGCCAGAGTTTGCCAAACAAGTTGTGAACTTTGCGCCGGGGGGA CCACGCCAGGTCATCTACACAGACTGCGATGTGGATGCCATGGGATCCGTTATCGAATATCTCTACACGGGCGAGTACTTCCCAAAGAGGACTTCAGCTGCACGCGATGCGCCTCTCGAAAAGGACCCTCGTCAACCTTTGGCTGACAACGAGGGTCTCGGCCTCCTCGTTCACGCGCGCATATATACCCTTGCCGACCGTCTGCAGCTTCCCGAGCTCAGATCCCTCGCACACTCCAAGATTCACCGCACAGCCTCAACGGCAAAGGGAGAGCTCGCGTATGCGCGTTACGTCTACAAGGAGTCCAACCCAGAGGATGCGACAATCCGCAAACCCGTCGCTGCTTTCTGGGCGACGCGCAGTTTCAGCCTGCGTCACGACGCAGAGCCGGAGTTCAAGGCCATGTGTCTCGAATTTCCACAATTCTCGTATGACGTACTGCAGTTAGTACTGGATCAGCAAGAGAAGAAACGTACTGCAGATGACACGCCCACTCGCAGTGGACCAAGTGTGGTCCCTGGAAGTACTCGGAAGAGGGCTAGAGTGAGTCAGGTATAG
- a CDS encoding Bestrophin multi-domain protein has protein sequence MAASNASTTKTLRPDNIEIPSSSGSNHPPDDFDGPISPRSWRHRTVTYQVPSRRQTNGSLDAEDYFVGPRDMSKHSKWPFFMRMHGSVFPKMILPLTVVTIWSTAITCVSEFVHPLAVSTLLLTVLGFVVGLAISFRTSTAYERYTEGRKYWSQLITVSHNLARTIWFHASERDGEIGKEDLLNKLSALNLVNAFACSVKHRLRFEPGIDYPDLRDRVEYLDTFARAAECEIPKPGDKKKLKAVGEYLGVTFAESNPRKRIKRAKKPLGNLSLEILNHLSCYVHSIIDNDTLKVGLYQNQAITSIVQLNEVLVGMDRVLQTPLPIAYSIAISQITWVYVMMLPFQLWDDLRWITIPGCIFAAYIIIGLSAIGREIENPFGHDVNDLPLEAYCEELEMDIDTITSQPPALCPRVYAPRRQYAHLASQPQELQLLGPPQQAGHQGCAHDKDKGRYGG, from the exons ATGGCGGCATCTAACGCTTCCACCACTAAGACTCTTCGGCCGGATAACATCGAAATTCCGTCGTCGAGCGGATCAAATCACCCACCCGACGATTTTGATGGCCCTATCTCACCGCGCTCATGGCGACACCGCACTGTTACATACCAGGTTCCCTCCAGAAGGCAAACAAATGGCTCTCTCGATGCTGAGGACTACTTT GTTGGTCCTCGTGACATGTCAAAGCACAGCAAATGGCCCTTCTTCATGCGGATGCACGGTTCCGTGTTCCCTAAGATGATTCTTCCTCTGACAGTTGTCACAATCTGGTCTACTGCCATTACATGCGTCTCCGAATTTGTCCACCCACTAGCCGTCAGCACCCTGCTCCTGACAGTTCTCGGTTTCGTCGTCGGTCTCGCCATCTCCTTCCGAACTAGCACAGCCTACGAGCGATACACCGAGGGTAGGAAATACTGGAGTCAGTTGATCACCGTAAGCCATAACTTGGCAAGGACGATCTGGTTCCACGCATCCGAACGCGATGGCGAGATCGGCAAGGAGGATCTGCTTAACAAACTTTCGGCCCTCAACCTTGTCAATGCTTTCGCATGCTCCGTCAAGCACAGGCTCCGCTTCGAACCCGGTATCGACTATCCCGATCTCCGCGACCGTGTCGAATATCTCGACACATTTGCGCGTGCTGCAGAATGCGAGATCCCCAAGCCCGGCGACAAGAAGAAGTTGAAGGCCGTAGGAGAGTACCTCGGTGTTACGTTTGCAGAGTCCAACCCCCGTAAGAGGATCAAGCGCGCTAAGAAGCCCCTTGGTAACTTGTCGCTCGAAATCTTGAACCATCTCTCCTGCTATGTCCACAGTATCATCGACAATGACACGCTCAAAGTTGGTCTCTACCAGAACCAGGCCATTACCAGCATCGTTCAGCTCAACGAAGTCCTTGTCGGCATGGACCGTGTCCTCCAAACACCCCTCCCGATCGCCTACTCCATCGCCATCTCTCAAATCACCTGGGTCTACGTAATGATGTTGCCTTTCCAACTGTGGGATGACCTCCGCTGGATCACAATCCCCGGCTGCATCTTCGCCGCCTACATCAT CATCGGACTCAGCGCCATTGGCCGTGAAATCGAGAACCCCTTCGGCCACGACGTCAACGATCTCCCCCTCGAAGCCTACTGCGAAGAACTCGAAATGGACATTGACACTATCACATCCCAGCCCCCCGCACTCTGCCCAAGAGTTTATGCGCCGCGACGGCAATATGCCCATCTGGCCTCTCAGCCACAAGAACTACAACTCCTGGGCCCACCGCAGCAAGCAGGACATCAGGGATGCGCTCATGACAAAGACAAAGGCCGATATGGCGGTTAG
- a CDS encoding PAP2-3 domain containing protein, with protein MANGTVNQPGSFLAGANQLCVDESPSEICMVASILFFAMFITRKRDFKIFGSSSQREGYLDHAPRESTDRLIQSDSDSEYDEVYATKNPNGPKVRSLCCCKVTTPSTWRFRNNVHSRILQRFPFLIEMFYWIINYAFYRMTSIASAKLFAGRGIWDVAQEHGIAVLEAEQNGLLSFLFPLREKDVQQWFMHGHQDALTVLNKCYALIHIPGTVGFICWYYYVAPSFDTFAIARRTLTLTNFCAFMTFVVYPCMPPRLLPSEYGFLDTVRHDDAQSVWMSGKFVNQLAAMPSMHFGYSFCIGMTMIYHSGLFRRTLEQGEVRKNAFWKIFYFILGVGYPSFILTVIVATANHYFMDALVATCFVFLSFMCNKVFYVFIPLEDLLLYVIRADKPVPTTGERFHEKGGRL; from the exons ATGGCCAATGGAACAGTAAACCAGCCTGGAAGCTTCCTGGCTGGTGCGAACCAGTTGTGCGTCGACGAGAGCCCCTCGGAAATATGT ATGGTCGCCAGCATATTATTCTTCGCCATGTTTATCACACGCAAACGAGACTTCAAGATCTTCGGCTCATCATCGCAACGTGAGGGTTACCTCGACCACGCCCCAAGGGAGTCCACCGACCGTCTTATACAATCCGACAGCGACAGCGAATACGATGAAGTTTACGCAACTAAGAATCCAAATGGGCCAAAAGTTCGAAGCCTATGCTGCTGCAAGGTCACGACACCCAGCACCTGGCGGTTCCGGAACAATGTACACAGCCGCATACTGCAGCGCTTCCCATTCTTGATCGAAATGTTCTACTGGATTATCAACTATGCCTTCTACCGGATGACCTCAATTGCGTCCGCTAAGCTCTTTGCTGGGCGAGGGATATGGGACGTGGCACAAGAACATGGAATTGCCGTGCTCGAGGCCGAACAGAATGGCTTGTTGAGCTTCTTGTTCCCTCTCAGAGAAAAAGATGTGCAACAATGGTTCATGCATGGACACCAGGATGCGCTTACTGTGCTGAATAAGTGCTATGCGCTGATCCACATTCCTGGAACGGTGGG CTTCATTTGCTGGTACTATTATGTGGCGCCCTCTTTCGACACATTTGCCATCGCCCGTCGCACGCTCACCCTTACCAACTTTTGCGCCTTCATGACCTTCGTCGTATACCCGTGCATGCCACCTCGTCTTTTACCTTCCGAATACGGCTTTCTCGATACAGTCCGCCACGATGATGcacagagcgtatggatgAGCGGCAAATTCGTCAACCAGCTTGCCGCCATGCCCTCGATGCATTTTGGTTACTCCTTTTGCATTGGTATGACAATGATCTATCATTCAGGCCTCTTTCGCCGAACCCTGGAGCAGGGAGAAGTCCGCAAAAACGCTTTCTGGAAGATCTTCTATTTCATACTCGGTGTCGGGTACCCATCGTTTATTCTGACGGTCATCGTCGCTACAGCCAACCATTACTTTATGGATGCGCTAGTCGCCACATGCTTCGTCTTCCTATCTTTCATGTGCAACAAGGTCTTTTACGTCTTTATTCCGCTAGAGGATCTTCTGTTGTATGTCATTCGAGCGGACAAACCAGTGCCGACGACTGGCGAACGATTCCACGAAAAGGGTGGTCGACTGTAG
- a CDS encoding beta-1,6-glucan boisynthesis protein (Knh1) produces the protein MTRILLPFAALVAALSPLVHAGIKFTSPAAGAQLTAGTAIAVQWTEGDTGPKLSELQSYQLQLIVGGNKGDEQFVATTITPSGLFTAGNQASGRIETTISEDLKSANAYFVKMIAVAKTGGQLIAYSDRFSYSGMTGKNILNPVVKDAALAVKDTKGPAAEDTTAKDDTAATDTANDDLYNVEYTMQTGPTRYAPMQPVPPTKITATNTKPLYPTSSVQIAKTRLPIPSQQTTLTASQTYSVSSVENTVAPAPHATDDMAKFLRRWED, from the exons ATGACACGGATACTATTGCCTTTCGCTGCACTCGTCGCCGCACTATCACCACTCGTACATGCGGGCATCAAGTTCACATCGCCGGCCGCTGGAGCGCAGCTTACGGCAGGTACCGCCATTGCAGTGCAATGGACCGAGGGCGACACAGGACCTAAGCTCTCCGAATTGCAGAGCTACCAGCTGCAGCTGATCGTAGGGGGCAATAAAGGCGACGAGCAG TTCGTAGCAACCACGATTACGCCGAGCGGTCTTTTCACTGCGGGCAACCAAGCCTCAGGACGCATCGAGACAACCATCTCAGAGGACCTCAAGAGTGCCAATGCTTA CTTCGTCAAGATGATTGCAGTCGCAAAGACTGGTGGTCAGCTCATTGCTTACTCGGACCGCTTCTCCTACTCGGGCATGACGGGCAAGAATATTCTCAATCCCGTCGTCAAGGACGCTGCTCTCGCCGTAAAGGATACGAAAGGGCCTGCCGCCGAGGATACCACGGCCAAAGATGACACCGCGGCCACGGACACTGCCAATGACGACCTCTACAACGTGGAATACACAATGCAGACGGGCCCGACACGGTACGCGCCCATGCAACCCGTACCACCGACCAAGATCACGGCGACGAACACGAAGCCGCTGTACCCCACAAGTAGCGTGCAGATTGCGAAGACGAGGCTGCCGATACCTAGTCAACAGACTACGCTCACGGCTTCCCAGACATACTCAGTCTCGAGTGTGGAGAACACG GTTGCCCCTGCACCCCACGCAACTGACGACATGGCCAAGTTCCTCAGACGCTGGGAAGACTAG